A window of Rhododendron vialii isolate Sample 1 chromosome 11a, ASM3025357v1 contains these coding sequences:
- the LOC131308587 gene encoding G-type lectin S-receptor-like serine/threonine-protein kinase RKS1: MMNPRKWVFILLLPFIFFRFCTSIDTITPTQTIKDGDVLVSSGETFALGFFSPGNFSRRYVGIWYNKITEQTVVWVANRDSPINGTTGVLYFNQKGNLEIYDNTRNLTVWHTNITVGSYSARLLDSGNLVLFQGDSGSGGVVWQSFDHPTNTLLPNMKLGLDRRTGREWLLTTWKSRDDPGIGEYSYRVEPSEVPQLVLFKGSTRVWRIPAWLARHSSAKPEATPSFIFNGTYVNNPDEVYSFYTLINESNVATVFVDELGSLKQVTWVGKWVEFYSVPKDICDAYGRCGAYGYCDSNNGREFQCTCLPGYEPRSTGEWYLRDASGGCIKKREELSMCGNGEGFVKVAYAKIPDTSKARARIGLSMHECKEECLRNCSCLAYTSEAEGGERANCFTWHENLMDVRKFTRRFPNGGLDLYVRVDAVELAQHKESRRLSGKMVAVMVTSVVLASVLIISLVCWLVMKKRRRGKDIQESDDENVELPIFDMVTIAGATNNFSETNKIGEGGFGSVYKGHLSTGKNIAVKRLSTDSKQGLKEFKNEVILIAKLQHRNLVRLLGCCIRGEERMLVYEYMPNGSLDSFIFVAEITRSKLLTWSRRLDIIVGIARGVLYLHQDSRLRVIHRDLKASNVLLDSEMNPKISDFGLARAFGGDQSSAKTKRVVGTYGYMAPEYAFDGIFSTKSDIFSFGVIVLEIISGKRNRKFHHADHDLNLLGHAWKLWFDGKASELIDPLMEGSISTSKVLRCIQIGLLCVQKCPEDRPAMSSVVLMLVSDTIILSQPKQPGFYIDRSPEEMHEHSPARSSPSINEVTMTHLDAR, from the exons ATGATGAATCCCAGAAAATGGGTCTTCATTTTACTGCTTCCATTTATTTTCTTCAGATTTTGCACTTCCATTGACACCATAACACCAACCCAAACCATCAAAGACGGCGATGTTTTAGTGTCCAGCGGTGAAACCTTCGCACTCGGGTTTTTCAGTCCAGGAAATTTCAGTCGCAGGTATGTTGGAATATGGTATAACAAAATTACAGAGCAAACCGTTGTTTGGGTAGCCAATAGGGACAGCCCAATCAATGGTACCACAGGAGTTCTATACTTCAACCAGAAGGGAAACCTTGAAATCTATGACAATACCCGAAATCTTACCGTGTGGCACACAAATATAACTGTGGGCTCTTATTCAGCTCGGCTCTTGGATTCAGGGAACTTGGTGTTGTTCCAAGGAGATAGTGGAAGTGGTGGTGTCGTTTGGCAAAGTTTTGATCATCCTACGAATACCCTGTTGCCAAACATGAAGCTTGGGCTGGACCGGAGGACCGGTCGCGAATGGTTACTCACAACGTGGAAGTCGAGAGATGACCCTGGTATAGGAGAATACTCCTATCGGGTTGAACCGAGTGAGGTGCCCCAATTAGTACTGTTCAAGGGCTCAACCCGAGTCTGGCGGATACCCGCATGGTTAGCACGGCATTCAAGTGCTAAGCCTGAGGCCACGCCAAGTTTCATATTCAATGGAACTTACGTTAACAATCCCGATGAAGTCTACTCGTTCTACACCCTGATCAATGAGTCGAACGTGGCGACAGTGTTCGTGGATGAATTGGGTTCTTTAAAACAGGTGACGTGGGTTGGCAAATGGGTTGAGTTCTATTCGGTCCCTAAAGACATATGCGATGCTTACGGACGGTGTGGTGCGTATGGTTATTGCGACTCGAACAACGGGCGAGAGTTTCAGTGTACGTGCCTTCCCGGATACGAGCCCAGGTCAACAGGGGAGTGGTATTTGCGGGATGCGTCGGGCGGGTGCATCAAGAAGCGCGAAGAACTTTCTATGTGTGGAAACGGAGAAGGATTTGTGAAGGTTGCATATGCAAAGATTCCAGATACGTCCAAGGCACGTGCGCGGATTGGCCTGAGCATGCATGAGTGCAAGGAGGAGTGCTTGAGAAACTGTTCTTGCTTGGCTTACACAAGTGAAGCAGAAGGAGGAGAGAGGGCGAACTGTTTCACTTGGCATGAAAATTTGATGGATGTGAGAAAGTTCACGAGAAGGTTTCCTAACGGGGGACTGGACTTGTATGTACGGGTTGATGCGGTTGAATTAG CTCAACATAAGGAATCTAGAAGACTAAGCGGGAAGATGGTGGCCGTCATGGTAACATCTGTTGTCTTGGCATCAGTCCTAATAATCTCCTTAGTTTGTTGGTTGGTGATGAAGAAGCGAAGAAGAG GGAAAGACATACAAGAAAGTGATGATGAGAACGTAGAATTGCCCATCTTTGATATGGTCACCATTGCAGGGGCAACTAACAACTTTtctgaaacaaataaaattggagAAGGGGGCTTCGGCTCCGTTTACAAG GGGCATCTATCAACTGGAAAAAATATAGCTGTCAAGCGGCTTTCGACAGACTCCAAACAAGGTCTTAAGGAATTCAAAAACGAGGTTATTTTGATCGCCAAACTTCAGCACCGTAATCTAGTTAGGCTTTTGGGATGTTGCATCCGCGGAGAAGAAAGAATGCTAGTTTACGAGTACATGCCAAATGGAAGCTTGGATTCCTTCATTTTTG TCGCAGAAATAACACGAAGCAAATTGCTCACATGGAGTAGGCGGTTGGATATCATTGTTGGGATTGCTCGAGGGGTTCTTTATCTTCATCAAGATTCGAGGTTGAGAGTCATTCATAGGGATCTCAAAGCCAGCAATGTGCTACTTGATAGTGAGATGAATCCtaaaatttcagattttggcTTGGCTAGGGCTTTTGGTGGTGATCAGTCAtcggcaaaaacaaaaagggtggTCGGAACTTA TGGTTACATGGCTCCCGAATATGCTTTTGATGGcatattttcaacaaaatcagaTATTTTTAGCTTTGGAGTTATAGTTTTGGAGATAATTAGTGGCAAAAGGAACAGAAAATTCCATCATGCAGACCATGATCTAAACCTTCTTGGACAT GCATGGAAACTTTGGTTTGATGGAAAGGCTTCTGAGTTAATAGATCCATTGATGGAAGGTTCAATTTCAACGTCTAAGGTGTTGAGATGCATACAGATTGGTCTCCTATGCGTGCAGAAATGCCCTGAAGACAGACCAGCTATGTCATCTGTAGTATTAATGTTGGTTTCAGATACTATAATTTTATCACAACCCAAGCAACCCGGATTTTATATTGATAGGAGTCCCGAAGAGATGCATGAACATTCGCCGGCTCGAAGTTCTCCTAGCATCAATGAAGTGACCATGACTCACCTAGATGCGcgctaa